One Helianthus annuus cultivar XRQ/B chromosome 12, HanXRQr2.0-SUNRISE, whole genome shotgun sequence genomic region harbors:
- the LOC110896345 gene encoding uncharacterized protein LOC110896345, which produces MGEDYFHLRGNLLNTFSALTMNEFVEEEDVLQQIKEQEQEIIKLRKHLAEYAVKEAHIQDEKRVLATRIGLMYKAIDQEEQDLVEATAKAIAYRQDIIEENIRVGYALQAALEERSIFVSSLVPFLVDQSIHPAALDAVSVVSSLRILFKHNKERLNIAEEKLRDYAHYQYQPQILQSYRKEVSFKDSPQREWTHASFSPSPETVHMGVERRKNEEDVVNSHYLPSILEEEHEQDQEQEHSFSHQEDDYSDEDDDEYDDFNTNKPLPTIEGLQILGEPFPGNEIQASGYSKNGTTHCGFEWVRHSQDGSFIYIEGAKQSMYTVTADDVDYYLSIEVQPLDDKQRKGDVIRCFANDHKKITCHPDMIREIERTLTVGHASFKLDVWKGFSDTWEPAVLEINKSGYSIKFYGPNNGVVVDSKYTPKTVISIPEEAPLEFAILGPGDVEQYLCADYDSADVCCSRDTIVLTMRLFVKLAVDKQLGKKKKKKRRVLFFK; this is translated from the coding sequence ATGGGAGAAGATTACTTTCATCTCAGAGGGAATTTATTAAACACTTTCTCAGCATTAACCATGAACGAATTCGTTGAAGAAGAAGATGTTTTACAACAAATTAAAGAACAAGAACAAGAGATTATAAAGTTGAGAAAACACCTGGCTGAATATGCAGTCAAAGAGGCTCATATTCAAGACGAGAAGCGTGTTCTTGCAACGCGCATTGGTTTAATGTACAAGGCGATTGATCAGGAAGAACAAGACCTTGTTGAAGCAACCGCGAAAGCCATTGCGTATAGACAAGATATAATTGAAGAGAATATACGTGTTGGATACGCGCTACAGGCAGCGCTAGAAGAAAGGTCTATATTTGTATCATCTTTAGTACCTTTTCTTGTGGATCAGTCTATTCATCCTGCAGCTCTTGATGCGGTTTCAGTTGTTAGTAGTTTGAggattttgtttaagcataataAAGAAAGACTCAATATAGCTGAAGAAAAACTAAGGGATTATGCCCATTATCAATATCAACCGCAAATTTTGCAATCTTATAGGAAAGAGGTGTCGTTTAAAGATTCACCACAGCGCGAATGGACACATGCAAGCTTTTCTCCATCGCCAGAAACAGTTCATATGGGCGTTGAGAGACGGAAGAATGAAGAAGATGTAGTCAACTCTCATTATTTACCGTCGATTCTTGAAGAAGAACATGAACAAGATCAAGAACAAGAACATTCTTTTTCACATCAAGAAGATGATTATtcagatgaagatgatgatgagtatGATGACTTTAATACTAATAAGCCGCTTCCTACGATAGAGGGTTTGCAGATTTTAGGGGAGCCTTTTCCGGGAAATGAGATTCAAGCGAGTGGGTACTCAAAAAACGGGACGACACATTGTGGGTTTGAGTGGGTTCGTCATTCGCAAGACGGGTCATTTATCTACATAGAAGGTGCAAAACAATCCATGTATACCGTTACAGCAGATGATGTAGATTATTATCTTTCTATTGAAGTTCAACCGCTTGACGACAAACAAAGGAAGGGTGATGTTATAAGATGCTTTGCAAATGACCACAAAAAGATCACTTGTCATCCGGATATGATTCGTGAGATTGAGAGAACGTTAACTGTAGGTCACGCGAGTTTTAAGTTGGATGTTTGGAAAGGATTTTCTGACACATGGGAACCAGCAGTTTTGGAGATTAATAAGAGTGGTTATAGCATTAAGTTCTATGGACCGAACAATGGTGTTGTAGTTGATAGCAAGTATACACCAAAGACGGTTATTAGTATACCAGAAGAAGCACCATTAGAGTTTGCAATACTCGGTCCTGGTGATGTTGAGCAGTATTTATGTGCAGATTATGATTCAGCCGACGTTTGTTGTTCAAGAGATACAATTGTTCTAACAATGAGATTATTTGTCAAACTAGCAGTTGACAAACAGctagggaagaagaagaagaagaagagaagggTTTTGTTCTTCAAATAA